A single region of the Prevotella sp. HUN102 genome encodes:
- the recG gene encoding ATP-dependent DNA helicase RecG, with product MNILDQDIMYLSGVGPKRKEILSKELGINSYRDLIEYYPYKYVDRTKIYLISELVPDMPFVQIKGRILSFEEFEMGKRKKRIVAHFSDGHGVCDLVWFNGTQFIYKNYFIDKEYIVFGKPTVFNGRFQFTHPDIDDATEVQLNDMGMQPFYSTTEKMKKAGMTSRAIEKLTKTLISKIPATLPETLPDFITQPLHLISRDEAMRKIHYPKSVEDTQRAQFRLKFEELFYVQLNILRYASDHRRKYRGYNFKTVGAQFNWFYAHNLPFALTGAQKRVVKEIRKDMGSGQQMNRLLQGDVGSGKTLVALMSMLIAIDNGFQACLMAPTEILAEQHLQTLKDFLKGMNLKTELLTGIVKGKKRKEVLDGLIDGSINIVVGTHAIIEDKVQFQNLGLAVIDEQHRFGVAQRAKLWSKSENPPHVLVMTATPIPRTLAMTIYGDLDVSVIDELPPGRKPIETIHKYDDQTTSLYTGIRQQIRLGRQVYIVFPLIKESEKIDLKNLEQGYEALKEVFPEFQMSKIHGKMKDKEKEAEMKLFVEGKTQILVATTVIEVGVNVPNASVMVILDAQRFGLSQLHQLRGRVGRGAEQSYCILVTSRKLSKETSKRIDIMCDTNDGFAIAEADLKLRGPGDLEGTQQSGIAFDLKIADIARDGQLVQLARDEAQKIITNDPECNKVEYQMLWDRLKMLRNTNTNWAAIS from the coding sequence ATGAACATCCTCGATCAAGACATAATGTATCTTTCGGGCGTAGGTCCAAAGCGAAAAGAGATTCTAAGCAAAGAGCTTGGAATCAACTCTTATCGTGACTTGATTGAGTATTATCCATATAAATATGTAGACCGAACAAAGATTTATCTCATTTCAGAACTCGTTCCCGATATGCCTTTCGTGCAGATAAAGGGACGCATTCTCAGTTTTGAGGAGTTCGAAATGGGGAAAAGAAAGAAGCGTATCGTGGCACATTTCAGCGATGGGCACGGCGTTTGCGACCTCGTATGGTTCAACGGCACGCAGTTCATCTACAAGAACTACTTCATAGACAAAGAATATATCGTGTTCGGAAAACCGACGGTATTCAACGGACGGTTCCAGTTCACGCATCCCGATATCGACGATGCAACGGAAGTGCAACTGAACGATATGGGTATGCAGCCTTTCTACTCCACAACGGAGAAGATGAAGAAGGCAGGAATGACTTCGCGTGCCATAGAAAAGCTGACAAAGACGCTTATTTCCAAGATTCCTGCCACGCTTCCGGAAACGCTTCCCGACTTCATTACGCAGCCTCTGCACCTTATTTCAAGGGATGAGGCAATGAGAAAGATACATTATCCCAAGTCGGTTGAAGACACGCAGCGGGCGCAATTTAGGTTGAAGTTCGAGGAATTGTTCTATGTTCAGCTCAATATTCTGAGGTATGCGAGCGACCATAGAAGGAAGTATCGGGGCTATAACTTCAAGACCGTAGGCGCACAGTTCAACTGGTTCTATGCTCATAACCTTCCTTTCGCACTCACGGGAGCGCAGAAACGTGTAGTTAAGGAAATAAGAAAGGATATGGGAAGTGGCCAGCAGATGAACCGTTTGCTGCAAGGCGACGTGGGATCGGGAAAGACGCTGGTGGCTCTTATGTCGATGCTCATTGCCATCGACAACGGATTTCAGGCGTGCCTGATGGCTCCGACGGAAATACTTGCCGAACAGCATTTGCAGACTTTAAAGGATTTCCTCAAGGGAATGAACTTGAAAACAGAGCTTCTTACAGGCATTGTGAAGGGCAAGAAGCGCAAGGAGGTGCTCGACGGACTCATCGACGGCTCTATTAATATAGTGGTGGGAACGCACGCTATCATTGAAGACAAGGTGCAGTTTCAGAATCTCGGTCTGGCAGTTATCGACGAGCAGCACCGTTTTGGTGTGGCGCAGCGTGCCAAACTGTGGAGCAAGAGCGAGAATCCGCCGCACGTTCTCGTGATGACGGCAACGCCTATTCCACGCACTTTGGCAATGACCATCTACGGAGATTTGGACGTCAGCGTTATCGACGAGCTGCCTCCGGGTCGCAAACCCATAGAAACCATTCATAAATACGACGACCAGACAACGAGTCTTTACACTGGGATTCGCCAGCAGATTCGGTTGGGCAGACAGGTTTATATCGTTTTCCCACTCATAAAGGAAAGCGAAAAGATTGATTTGAAGAATCTTGAGCAAGGCTATGAGGCACTGAAGGAGGTCTTTCCGGAGTTTCAAATGAGCAAGATTCACGGAAAGATGAAGGACAAGGAAAAGGAAGCCGAAATGAAACTCTTCGTTGAAGGCAAGACGCAGATACTTGTTGCAACCACCGTTATCGAAGTTGGCGTGAACGTTCCTAATGCCAGCGTGATGGTAATTCTCGATGCGCAGCGTTTCGGATTGTCTCAACTGCACCAGTTGCGTGGCCGTGTGGGGCGCGGTGCCGAGCAAAGCTACTGCATTCTCGTTACAAGCCGCAAGCTGTCAAAGGAAACAAGCAAGCGCATCGACATTATGTGCGACACCAATGACGGCTTTGCCATTGCCGAAGCTGACTTGAAATTGCGTGGTCCCGGCGATTTAGAGGGAACCCAACAAAGTGGTATTGCATTCGATTTAAAGATTGCCGACATTGCACGCGACGGTCAATTGGTTCAGTTGGCACGTGATGAAGCGCAGAAAATCATTACAAACGACCCTGAATGTAATAAGGTGGAGTATCAAATGTTGTGGGATCGTCTTAAAATGTTAAGAAACACTAATACAAATTGGGCTGCAATTTCCTGA
- a CDS encoding 2-C-methyl-D-erythritol 4-phosphate cytidylyltransferase translates to MNYIIIVAGGKGLRMGTDVPKQFLPIGGKPVLMRTIERFHEYDKDLKVILVLPESEQEYWRELCKKYDFIEEHQIANGGETRFHSSKNGLDLIPENEMGLVGFHDGVRPFVSIETIGRCYDTAGNTCAAIPVMPVTETLRHIAPNGNAKNVQRADYRSVQTPQVFEITLAKMAFQQDFNESFTDDASVMESFGCKVAMVEGNRENIKITTPFDLKLADVLLKEEL, encoded by the coding sequence ATGAATTATATTATCATTGTTGCAGGCGGCAAGGGATTGAGAATGGGGACAGATGTTCCCAAGCAGTTTCTTCCCATTGGCGGGAAACCGGTTCTGATGCGCACAATCGAAAGATTTCACGAGTACGACAAGGATTTGAAAGTGATTCTCGTTTTGCCCGAATCCGAACAGGAATATTGGAGAGAATTGTGCAAAAAGTACGATTTCATCGAGGAACACCAGATTGCAAATGGGGGCGAAACACGTTTCCATTCGTCTAAAAACGGACTCGATTTGATTCCTGAAAACGAAATGGGACTGGTGGGATTTCACGACGGTGTGCGTCCCTTTGTTTCCATCGAAACCATCGGCAGATGCTACGATACGGCAGGCAACACCTGTGCAGCCATTCCCGTGATGCCTGTAACGGAAACTTTGCGCCACATTGCCCCAAACGGCAACGCCAAGAACGTGCAGAGAGCCGACTACCGAAGCGTGCAGACTCCACAGGTGTTCGAGATTACGCTTGCCAAAATGGCTTTTCAACAAGACTTCAACGAGTCGTTTACCGACGACGCAAGCGTGATGGAAAGTTTTGGATGCAAGGTGGCGATGGTGGAAGGCAACAGAGAGAACATAAAGATTACAACTCCATTCGACTTGAAACTGGCAGACGTGCTGCTGAAAGAAGAGCTTTAA
- a CDS encoding DJ-1 family glyoxalase III, with translation MAKVYVFLANGFEDIEALAPVDILRRGGVEVKTVSISDDLMVESAHGVGVKADALFDEIDDFSDADVLMLPGGMPGAANLNAHEGLGKVLLKHFEEGKRIGAICAAPMVLGSLGIVNGRRATCYPGFEKFLTGAEYTNELVTVDGNITTGKGPAASFMYGFRILSQLTSEAKAEEVKNGMLINELIAMH, from the coding sequence ATGGCTAAAGTATATGTATTTCTTGCCAACGGCTTTGAAGACATCGAGGCATTGGCACCGGTAGACATCCTTAGAAGAGGTGGCGTTGAAGTGAAGACCGTGAGCATTTCGGACGACTTGATGGTGGAATCTGCACACGGCGTCGGCGTGAAAGCTGATGCTTTGTTCGATGAAATCGACGATTTCAGCGATGCAGACGTGCTGATGCTGCCGGGAGGAATGCCCGGTGCTGCCAACCTGAACGCACACGAAGGTTTGGGAAAAGTATTGCTGAAACACTTTGAGGAGGGCAAGCGTATCGGTGCCATCTGCGCCGCTCCTATGGTATTGGGCAGTCTGGGCATCGTGAACGGCCGTCGCGCAACCTGCTATCCGGGTTTCGAGAAGTTCCTTACCGGTGCAGAATACACGAATGAATTGGTAACCGTGGACGGAAACATCACGACGGGTAAAGGCCCTGCCGCATCGTTTATGTACGGTTTCCGTATCTTGAGCCAACTCACTTCCGAGGCCAAGGCAGAAGAAGTGAAGAATGGAATGCTGATCAACGAACTCATTGCAATGCACTAA
- a CDS encoding NAD kinase: MAEKKLSFAIFGNDRQAKESASIAEQLKCFANRNAEIYMEESFYIALKKAMRRDLDVNSVFEGSNFEADYAVSMGGDGTFLKAARFVGPKNIPIIGVNMGRLGFLANVLPDEIPSMLNDVYAGNFDIDERAVIKLESENEQIKAYPYALNDIAILKRDMASMISIHTSINDEYLVTYKADGLIVSTPTGSTAYSLSNGGPIMVPQSGILSLTAVAPHSLNIRPVVISDEDVIKLEVESRSHNYLVAIDGRSEKLKEGTTVTIRKAPFRIRILKPRGHHYFPTLRSKMMWGADTRE, translated from the coding sequence ATGGCTGAAAAGAAACTCAGTTTCGCCATTTTTGGAAACGACAGGCAGGCAAAGGAATCTGCAAGTATTGCCGAGCAGTTGAAATGTTTTGCCAATCGCAATGCGGAGATCTATATGGAAGAATCCTTCTACATAGCCCTGAAGAAGGCGATGCGCAGGGATTTGGACGTGAACAGCGTTTTCGAAGGCTCGAACTTCGAGGCAGACTATGCTGTTTCTATGGGTGGCGACGGCACTTTTCTGAAAGCTGCCCGGTTCGTAGGCCCTAAGAATATTCCGATTATCGGTGTGAATATGGGCAGATTGGGATTTCTGGCGAATGTGTTGCCCGATGAAATTCCTTCTATGCTCAACGATGTTTATGCCGGAAACTTCGATATTGACGAGCGGGCTGTAATCAAACTGGAATCGGAGAACGAGCAGATTAAGGCCTATCCCTATGCGCTGAACGATATTGCCATCCTGAAACGGGATATGGCATCGATGATTTCGATACATACGAGCATCAACGATGAATACTTGGTTACGTATAAAGCAGACGGACTGATTGTGAGCACGCCGACAGGCTCGACGGCTTATTCGCTGTCGAACGGTGGCCCGATAATGGTTCCGCAGAGTGGCATCCTCAGTCTCACGGCAGTTGCTCCGCACAGTCTGAATATCCGTCCGGTGGTTATCAGCGACGAAGACGTGATAAAGCTCGAAGTGGAGAGCCGCAGCCATAATTATCTGGTGGCAATCGACGGCCGTTCCGAGAAATTGAAGGAAGGAACGACAGTAACGATTCGCAAGGCACCGTTCAGGATTCGCATACTGAAGCCCCGGGGACACCACTATTTCCCTACATTGCGCTCGAAGATGATGTGGGGAGCTGATACAAGAGAATAG
- a CDS encoding ABC transporter ATP-binding protein, whose product MSLKTKIKGLFKVPDTRYKSGEIFRWLWNAWRGNRVQALLNAVLGLLGVVVSLSSVWAVQHAIDVASHVVVGNIYKAVLLMGTLILCEFALSISSVWVRNILGIRAQNRMQQKLLDRILRSEWRGKESHHSGDVLNRLEMDVSNVVNFLTEVIPNSLSTLVMFLGAFCYLLLMDWRLAIIIVVMIPIFVLFSKVYVRQMRSLTREVRNSDSKVQSVLQETIQHRMLIKTLEGDEAAVDKLEGTQSELRSKVVRRTKFSIFSNLVLNLGFSIGYLVAFTWAAVRLAAGTLTFGGMTAFLQLVNRIQSPARQLTRLVPSFVSVFTAAERLMELEENPLEEQGEPIELNAPCGVRFTDVSYRYDDVDGDVLKNLSFDFYPGSCTAILGETGSGKTTLVRMILALLRPQSGKVEIYNKEESRELGPLLRTNFVYVPQGNTLMSGTIRENLLLGKVDATDEEMEEALRKSCADFVFALPDGLDTQCAEQGGGLSEGQAQRISIARSLLRNRSIMLFDEATSALDPETERLLLKNILSNHDKTVIFITHRPAVVDYCDQTLRIEKI is encoded by the coding sequence ATGAGTTTAAAAACAAAGATAAAGGGACTCTTTAAGGTACCGGATACAAGATATAAATCGGGAGAAATCTTCCGATGGCTTTGGAATGCGTGGAGGGGCAACAGGGTGCAGGCATTGCTGAATGCCGTGCTCGGTTTGCTCGGCGTTGTGGTTTCGCTGTCGTCGGTCTGGGCAGTCCAGCACGCCATCGACGTGGCTTCGCACGTGGTTGTGGGCAATATCTACAAGGCAGTCTTGCTGATGGGAACGCTGATTCTCTGTGAGTTTGCGCTGAGCATATCCTCCGTCTGGGTAAGAAACATCTTGGGAATCAGGGCGCAGAACCGGATGCAGCAGAAACTTCTGGACCGGATTCTCCGTTCTGAATGGCGGGGAAAGGAGAGCCATCACTCGGGCGATGTGCTGAACAGGCTGGAGATGGACGTGTCGAATGTGGTGAACTTTCTCACGGAAGTGATTCCCAACTCGCTTTCCACGCTCGTGATGTTCCTCGGAGCATTCTGCTATCTGCTGCTGATGGACTGGCGACTGGCGATAATTATCGTGGTGATGATACCGATTTTCGTGCTTTTCAGCAAGGTGTATGTAAGGCAGATGCGCAGCCTGACGCGCGAGGTTCGCAATTCCGACTCGAAAGTGCAGAGCGTTCTTCAGGAAACCATACAGCACCGGATGCTCATAAAGACGCTCGAGGGCGACGAGGCAGCCGTGGACAAACTGGAGGGAACGCAGAGCGAACTGCGGAGCAAGGTGGTTCGGCGCACGAAGTTCTCCATTTTCTCCAATCTCGTGCTGAATCTCGGCTTCTCCATCGGCTATCTTGTGGCGTTTACGTGGGCAGCCGTTCGACTGGCGGCAGGCACATTGACTTTCGGAGGTATGACGGCCTTTCTGCAATTAGTGAACAGAATACAGAGTCCGGCACGCCAACTGACACGCCTTGTTCCGTCGTTCGTATCTGTTTTTACGGCAGCCGAACGACTGATGGAACTGGAGGAGAATCCATTGGAGGAACAGGGAGAACCCATTGAGCTGAATGCGCCTTGCGGCGTTCGGTTTACGGACGTGAGCTATCGCTACGATGATGTGGACGGCGACGTGCTGAAAAATCTCAGTTTCGACTTCTATCCGGGTTCCTGTACAGCCATTCTCGGCGAAACAGGCTCGGGAAAGACCACGCTGGTAAGAATGATACTTGCCCTTCTGCGCCCCCAGAGCGGCAAGGTGGAGATATATAATAAGGAGGAAAGCCGAGAGCTCGGTCCGTTGCTTCGCACGAACTTCGTCTATGTGCCGCAGGGAAACACGCTGATGAGCGGTACCATCCGTGAAAACCTGCTGTTGGGCAAGGTGGATGCTACGGACGAAGAGATGGAAGAAGCGTTGAGGAAGAGTTGTGCCGACTTTGTTTTCGCCCTTCCCGATGGGCTTGATACGCAGTGTGCGGAGCAGGGTGGAGGATTGAGCGAGGGGCAGGCGCAGCGCATTTCTATCGCCCGTTCCCTTCTCCGCAACCGTTCCATTATGCTTTTCGACGAGGCCACGTCGGCACTCGACCCCGAGACGGAACGCCTGCTGCTGAAGAACATTCTCTCGAATCACGACAAGACGGTCATATTCATTACCCACCGGCCGGCAGTCGTGGACTATTGCGACCAGACATTAAGGATAGAAAAAATATAA
- a CDS encoding TlpA disulfide reductase family protein, translating to MKRILLFVMLFFASLGSMQAQDLDSQYATNLLKPGTQAPDFTLQTADGKNIRLNSYRGNYVILDFWASWCPDCRKDIPAMKEIWKDFMDYNVRIIGISFDTNRESWIKTYWETYQMNWTQVSELKKWKKETYVDRLYNVDWIPAMYLIDPNGKVVLGTVEVEKLRAALESLKSEMKSSKAAFDVAPEFIGGESAMNQYFADNQLYSLKAKKMKINATLLCTFNVEMDGSTSGARVMEVKELKAGNPKFAKLKAEKRDKIMIDAENHFRREAVRLIEKMPEWTPATKDGRPVQGTVTATISFTPEGKNMLNVLKNATETAKSALKL from the coding sequence ATGAAACGAATACTATTATTTGTAATGCTTTTCTTTGCGTCTCTGGGAAGTATGCAGGCGCAGGATTTAGACTCACAGTATGCTACAAATCTCTTGAAGCCCGGTACACAGGCACCCGATTTCACGCTGCAGACTGCCGACGGTAAGAACATCAGGCTGAACAGCTACCGTGGCAATTACGTGATTCTCGACTTCTGGGCCTCTTGGTGTCCCGATTGCCGGAAGGATATTCCCGCTATGAAGGAAATCTGGAAAGACTTTATGGACTATAACGTGAGGATAATCGGCATTTCGTTCGACACGAACCGCGAGTCGTGGATAAAGACTTACTGGGAAACCTATCAGATGAACTGGACACAGGTGAGCGAACTGAAGAAGTGGAAGAAGGAAACCTACGTGGACAGGCTCTACAATGTGGACTGGATTCCGGCGATGTATCTCATCGATCCCAACGGAAAGGTGGTGCTGGGTACTGTCGAAGTGGAGAAACTGCGCGCCGCCTTGGAGTCGTTGAAGTCTGAAATGAAGAGCAGCAAAGCAGCTTTCGACGTTGCTCCGGAGTTCATTGGAGGCGAAAGTGCGATGAATCAGTATTTCGCCGACAACCAGCTGTACTCGTTGAAAGCCAAGAAAATGAAGATAAACGCAACGCTCCTGTGCACCTTCAACGTTGAGATGGACGGCTCAACATCGGGCGCACGTGTGATGGAAGTGAAGGAACTGAAGGCGGGCAATCCGAAGTTTGCAAAGCTGAAGGCTGAAAAACGGGACAAGATTATGATTGACGCGGAGAATCATTTCAGGCGCGAGGCAGTCCGTCTGATTGAAAAGATGCCTGAATGGACGCCTGCAACGAAGGACGGACGACCCGTACAGGGCACTGTAACGGCAACAATCAGCTTCACACCGGAGGGAAAGAATATGCTGAATGTATTGAAGAATGCAACGGAAACAGCCAAGTCTGCATTGAAGTTGTAG
- a CDS encoding glycosyl hydrolase 53 family protein has product MKQIKTLLLSLLAATSLSAQEQKLAGGDISMLPKYESQGAWFFDENGTRINDVFSFMTGEKVGWNAMRVRLFVNPEKAPMADRDAVVQDLAYVTELGKRIKQRGLKFLLDFHYSDSWADPAKQTKPSDWSALSAPAMANKLYEYTKASLEHLKANNAAPDYIQTGNEISYGMLWDEGKVSTTSASNWDNFTNYLKKAGKACREVCPDAKIIIHIERAKQPTVTRDYYKKLAAYGVDYDIIGLSYYPFWHGSLTTLGTTLSTLQTEFPEKKVQIVETAYYYQWYPTSGVDDFTSVWPASEAGQDAFLKDLIAELHKHSNVNALYYWFPEENGHGNSVVSSWQNRGLWNNNNGRVMKGLYRLKEYLAQSPTSIPSIQQNTAATANGRWYALNGQSSRQATAKGIYIHRGKKLIVK; this is encoded by the coding sequence ATGAAACAAATCAAGACTTTACTGCTCTCGCTGCTTGCAGCGACTTCTCTTTCTGCACAGGAACAGAAACTTGCAGGCGGCGACATCTCAATGCTGCCGAAATATGAAAGCCAAGGCGCATGGTTCTTCGATGAGAACGGAACGCGGATAAACGATGTTTTCTCTTTTATGACGGGCGAAAAGGTCGGTTGGAATGCGATGAGGGTACGCCTCTTCGTGAATCCGGAGAAGGCTCCGATGGCCGACCGGGATGCCGTTGTTCAGGATTTGGCATACGTAACAGAACTCGGAAAGCGCATCAAGCAAAGAGGATTGAAGTTCCTGCTCGACTTCCACTACTCCGACTCGTGGGCTGACCCTGCCAAACAGACAAAGCCTTCCGATTGGTCTGCCCTGTCGGCACCGGCTATGGCAAACAAACTCTACGAATACACAAAGGCAAGTCTCGAGCATCTGAAAGCCAATAATGCCGCGCCCGACTACATTCAGACCGGCAACGAAATATCATACGGTATGCTCTGGGACGAGGGAAAGGTATCCACCACCAGCGCATCGAACTGGGACAACTTCACGAACTACCTGAAGAAAGCCGGCAAGGCGTGCCGTGAGGTCTGTCCTGACGCAAAGATCATCATCCATATTGAAAGAGCCAAACAGCCAACCGTAACCAGAGACTACTATAAGAAGCTCGCAGCATACGGCGTAGACTACGACATTATCGGATTGAGCTACTACCCGTTCTGGCACGGCAGCCTCACCACCTTGGGCACAACGCTCAGCACGCTTCAGACGGAATTTCCCGAAAAGAAGGTCCAGATAGTTGAAACGGCATATTACTATCAGTGGTATCCTACGAGTGGCGTAGACGATTTCACGAGCGTATGGCCTGCAAGCGAAGCCGGTCAAGACGCATTTCTCAAGGACCTGATTGCCGAGCTCCACAAGCACAGCAACGTGAATGCCCTCTACTACTGGTTTCCCGAAGAGAACGGGCACGGCAATTCGGTTGTCAGCAGTTGGCAGAACCGAGGCCTTTGGAACAACAACAACGGCAGAGTAATGAAGGGTCTTTACAGATTAAAGGAATATCTCGCCCAATCTCCCACCTCCATCCCCTCCATTCAGCAGAACACGGCTGCCACAGCCAACGGCAGATGGTATGCCCTCAATGGTCAATCCTCCAGACAGGCAACGGCAAAGGGCATTTACATACACAGAGGAAAGAAGCTGATCGTGAAATAA
- a CDS encoding alpha-amylase family glycosyl hydrolase — protein sequence MKRLLTLFFSVCLAMTVFAQGWPSNYGGVMLQGFYWDSYDDTKWTNLESQADELSKYFSLVWIPQSARATSPTSMGYDDLYWFTNYNSSFGNEAQLLSLISTFKNKGIGTIADVVINHRGTVANWFDFPTETYNGVTYSMTAADVVKDDDKGKAQTAATAQGVSLSSNIDSGEGWDGMRDLDHNSANVQKTVKAYLRMLLEKFGYAGFRYDMTKGYAAKFTGMYNTDAKPQFSVGESWYGESSNLKKWVDGTKVNNVIQSAAFDFAIRYTAQRAANSGNWAMLDGDGLAKQNGYSRYAVTFVENHDTEYRSSTAQQDPLKKDTLAANAYILAMPGTPCVFLKHWQAYKNAIKNMIDARKLVGIHNESTFSRYSSASNYYALQTNGTNGKLLAVMGSGFVPTARWIKLTGGYHWAYYIDKNSMSTAWADLASGSYDGAQTVTLTAVTGESGAQLVYTTNGTEPTASSTKAANGTKITIPAGATTTLKVGLLINGVVSGIITRTYDVVDFTPYAIKVYVNADDADASWASAKMTAASPKINFWFWGGSHATAKGSWPGDAVTETETVDGKKYFVKEFQITNSTDVVNFVFSVGTGAPQTVNVENVKETTLINITSEKEGANYKVKTTATGIEGLEVAENEKADSDPYYYTLSGQRIAKPTQRGIYIHKGKKILVK from the coding sequence ATGAAACGATTATTGACTTTATTTTTCAGCGTCTGCCTTGCTATGACCGTGTTTGCGCAGGGCTGGCCTTCAAACTACGGCGGCGTAATGCTGCAAGGATTCTACTGGGACTCTTACGATGATACAAAGTGGACAAATCTCGAATCGCAGGCCGACGAGCTATCCAAATACTTCAGTCTCGTTTGGATTCCGCAGAGTGCAAGGGCTACCAGCCCTACTTCTATGGGCTATGACGACCTTTACTGGTTTACAAACTATAACAGTTCTTTCGGAAACGAAGCGCAGTTGCTGAGCCTCATCAGCACATTCAAGAACAAGGGCATCGGAACTATCGCTGACGTGGTTATCAACCATCGAGGCACGGTGGCGAACTGGTTCGATTTCCCGACCGAAACTTACAACGGCGTAACCTATTCTATGACGGCAGCCGACGTAGTTAAGGACGACGACAAAGGCAAAGCACAGACGGCTGCAACGGCACAGGGTGTTTCTTTGAGTAGCAATATAGATTCAGGCGAAGGCTGGGACGGTATGCGCGACTTGGATCACAACAGCGCAAACGTGCAGAAGACCGTAAAGGCTTATCTCCGTATGCTGCTCGAGAAGTTTGGTTATGCAGGTTTCCGATATGATATGACAAAGGGATATGCTGCAAAATTCACAGGTATGTATAATACCGATGCGAAGCCTCAATTCTCTGTTGGCGAAAGCTGGTACGGCGAATCGTCAAATCTGAAAAAGTGGGTAGACGGAACGAAGGTAAACAACGTGATTCAGAGTGCAGCGTTCGACTTCGCAATTCGCTACACAGCACAGAGGGCTGCCAACAGCGGCAACTGGGCAATGCTCGATGGCGACGGACTGGCAAAGCAGAACGGCTACTCACGCTATGCGGTAACGTTCGTTGAAAACCACGATACGGAATACCGCAGCTCTACGGCGCAGCAGGATCCTCTCAAGAAGGACACATTGGCTGCCAATGCCTACATACTGGCTATGCCCGGTACGCCCTGCGTGTTCCTGAAGCATTGGCAGGCCTACAAGAACGCCATCAAGAATATGATTGATGCACGCAAGCTCGTGGGCATTCACAATGAGAGTACATTCTCCAGATACTCTTCGGCTTCTAACTATTATGCCCTTCAGACAAACGGAACAAACGGCAAACTGCTTGCTGTTATGGGTTCGGGATTCGTTCCTACTGCACGTTGGATAAAACTCACTGGCGGCTATCACTGGGCATATTACATCGACAAGAACTCTATGAGCACTGCTTGGGCTGATCTTGCAAGTGGTTCTTACGACGGAGCACAGACTGTTACGCTCACGGCAGTTACCGGAGAATCCGGAGCACAGCTCGTTTACACTACAAACGGCACCGAACCTACTGCTTCGAGCACAAAGGCTGCCAACGGAACGAAGATTACAATTCCAGCAGGCGCAACCACAACGCTGAAGGTCGGCTTGCTTATCAACGGCGTAGTATCGGGTATCATCACACGAACATACGACGTGGTAGACTTCACTCCATACGCAATCAAGGTATATGTAAATGCCGATGATGCCGATGCAAGCTGGGCGAGCGCAAAGATGACGGCTGCAAGTCCGAAGATTAACTTCTGGTTCTGGGGTGGTTCGCACGCTACGGCAAAGGGTTCTTGGCCAGGCGATGCAGTTACGGAAACGGAAACGGTGGACGGCAAGAAGTATTTCGTGAAGGAATTTCAGATTACAAATTCCACAGACGTTGTAAACTTCGTGTTCAGCGTCGGCACAGGTGCTCCGCAGACCGTGAATGTTGAGAACGTAAAGGAAACAACACTCATCAACATCACTTCTGAAAAGGAAGGGGCGAACTACAAGGTTAAGACCACAGCGACAGGAATTGAAGGCCTCGAGGTTGCAGAAAACGAGAAGGCAGACAGCGATCCTTACTACTACACATTGTCGGGACAGCGCATCGCAAAGCCTACGCAGCGCGGCATCTACATCCACAAGGGCAAAAAGATATTAGTGAAGTAA